One Deltaproteobacteria bacterium genomic region harbors:
- a CDS encoding RNA pseudouridine synthase: protein MRRCETRRVTDFSLSVAFANEHFVAVDKPPGWLSVPSRLGESDARPCVGRVLETQLGVRLWPVHRLDLEVTGLLLFAKDAPAHKVANLWFEERKVHKTYEAFTTVGDALPLNHPLQWECVMMRGKKRAYLSPHGKPSVTTATPRALVTLPDGPALLWELSPHTGRPHQLRFDLSRHGFPIIGDHLYGSDRSYSLGIALRCVRLDLTSCPRAGDFGLPRALAATRLRESLGLEDK from the coding sequence TTGAGACGATGTGAGACTAGGCGCGTGACCGACTTTAGCCTTAGTGTTGCCTTTGCCAACGAGCACTTCGTTGCCGTCGATAAGCCGCCGGGATGGCTCAGCGTGCCCTCGCGTCTCGGGGAGTCCGACGCGAGGCCTTGTGTCGGCCGCGTGCTGGAGACGCAGCTAGGCGTGCGCCTATGGCCCGTGCACAGGCTCGACCTAGAGGTCACGGGGCTTTTATTATTTGCTAAAGATGCTCCTGCCCACAAGGTGGCCAATCTGTGGTTTGAAGAGCGCAAAGTCCACAAGACCTACGAGGCCTTCACGACCGTTGGCGACGCGCTACCACTCAACCACCCACTCCAGTGGGAGTGCGTCATGATGCGCGGCAAAAAGCGCGCGTACCTAAGCCCTCACGGTAAGCCCTCGGTGACCACGGCGACACCACGCGCCCTGGTCACCTTACCGGACGGTCCGGCCCTCCTATGGGAACTTTCCCCCCACACGGGCCGCCCCCATCAGCTTAGATTTGACCTGTCCCGCCACGGATTCCCCATCATCGGCGACCACCTCTATGGGTCGGATCGCTCATATTCTCTGGGCATTGCGCTGCGTTGCGTACGACTTGACCTGACTTCATGCCCACGGGCTGGGGATTTCGGCTTGCCCCGGGCATTGGCTGCGACTAGGTTGCGGGAGTCTCTAGGCCTCGAGGATAAGTGA
- a CDS encoding class I SAM-dependent rRNA methyltransferase, with protein sequence MTESAPLPTVRLTQPFKIQHPWIFARAVAKPTERIPPGTLVEVLGVDGKFVGRGFYNGHSRIGVRLLTTDPTEQVDAGFFAARIERAIEWRRQLGLFEKTTGMRLIHSEGDGLSGLIVDLLGGVLAIQFTSAGMFRQRELIKSLLLIHFPEACVYWFAEKRIQKQESFDCWDMPAPDPVVIEEQGVRFHVAVGSKHKTGFFADQRENRLQLARLCAGKDVLDVCCHTGGFGLYAKVIGQAKSVIGVDLDEAEALTTARANATLNGVAIDFIAADASEYMREAAKRGDRFDVVILDPAKQTRSADKVDAALHEYWRLNRLALPLVKPGGILLTCSCSGLISEDDFIATIKNAARDEQREAQIFRLSGAAPDHPFLAHVSEGRYLKAVWARIL encoded by the coding sequence ATGACAGAGTCTGCCCCGCTACCAACAGTGCGCTTAACGCAACCCTTCAAGATTCAGCATCCATGGATCTTCGCGCGCGCAGTGGCTAAGCCCACGGAGCGTATTCCTCCTGGCACTTTGGTCGAGGTCTTGGGGGTCGACGGTAAATTCGTAGGCCGTGGTTTTTATAACGGGCACTCACGCATCGGCGTCCGCCTGTTAACGACGGATCCGACGGAGCAGGTGGACGCTGGATTTTTTGCCGCAAGAATCGAGCGCGCTATCGAGTGGCGGCGTCAGCTAGGTCTCTTTGAGAAAACCACGGGCATGCGTCTCATTCACTCCGAGGGTGACGGACTCAGCGGCCTCATCGTTGACCTTTTGGGCGGTGTGCTGGCGATACAATTCACGTCAGCGGGGATGTTTCGTCAGCGGGAGCTCATAAAATCCCTACTTCTCATTCATTTTCCTGAGGCGTGCGTTTACTGGTTTGCCGAGAAGCGTATCCAAAAACAGGAGTCCTTTGACTGTTGGGATATGCCGGCTCCGGATCCCGTGGTGATCGAGGAGCAAGGCGTACGCTTTCACGTAGCTGTTGGCTCTAAACACAAGACCGGCTTCTTTGCCGACCAGCGCGAGAACAGACTGCAGCTTGCGCGTCTATGCGCGGGCAAAGATGTACTCGACGTGTGTTGCCACACAGGTGGCTTCGGGCTTTATGCCAAAGTGATTGGCCAAGCCAAAAGTGTCATCGGAGTAGACTTGGACGAGGCCGAGGCGCTCACCACAGCGCGCGCCAATGCCACGCTCAATGGTGTCGCTATCGACTTTATTGCCGCCGATGCCAGCGAGTATATGCGCGAGGCGGCCAAGCGCGGTGATCGCTTCGATGTCGTGATCCTAGATCCCGCCAAACAAACGCGCTCGGCTGACAAGGTAGACGCAGCGTTGCATGAATATTGGCGTTTAAACCGCTTAGCCTTACCGCTAGTGAAACCTGGCGGCATCTTGCTCACCTGCTCCTGCAGTGGTCTCATCAGTGAAGACGACTTTATCGCCACTATTAAAAATGCGGCGCGTGACGAGCAACGGGAAGCGCAAATCTTCCGTCTCAGTGGCGCTGCGCCGGATCACCCATTCCTGGCCCATGTCAGCGAGGGTAGGTATTTGAAGGCGGTTTGGGCCCGCATCCTGTGA